Proteins from one Triticum aestivum cultivar Chinese Spring chromosome 7A, IWGSC CS RefSeq v2.1, whole genome shotgun sequence genomic window:
- the LOC123146950 gene encoding protein RER1A, protein MGWDAIRAEALLHEIPNRSPLNAMMDPSSSSTASASAPAPAASTYSSDSGGPAAALSAAVATASRRFQHLLDRSTPHVGRRWLGLAGGVLVYALRAWFVGGYYIVTYALGIYLLNLLIAFLSPQVDPELAEVLGEGPALPTRSSDEFRPFVRRLPEFKFWYSIVKAFCIAFGMTFFSVFDVPVFWPILLFYWVVLFTVTMKRQILHMVKYRYVPFTFGKQRYNGKRAASADDLTLPKD, encoded by the exons ATGGGATGGGATGCCATAAGGGCGGAGGCCTTGCTGCACGAGATCCCCAACCGCAGTCCGCTCAACGCCATGATGGACCCTtcctcttcctccaccgcctccgcctccgcccctgcTCCGGCTGCCTCCACCTACAGCAGCGATAGCGGGGGGCCCGCCGCTGCCCTGTCGGCAGCGGTCGCCACGGCATCCCGGCGGTTTCAGCACCTGCTGGACCGGTCAACTCCGCACGTGGGCCGCCGTTGGCTGGGCCTCGCTGGGGGAGTGTTGGTGTACGCGCTGCGCGCGTGGTTCGTCGGCGGCTACTACATCGTGACGTATGCCCTCGGCATCTACCTCCTCAACCTCCTCATCGCCTTCCTGTCGCCTCAGGtcgaccccgagctcgccgaggTGCTCGGCGAGGGGCCCGCGCTCCCCACGCGCTCCTCGGACGAGTTCCGTCCGTTCGTCCGCCGCCTGCCCGAGTTCAAGTTCTG GTATTCTATAGTTAAAGCATTCTGCATTGCTTTTGGCATGACATTCTTCAGTGTGTTCGATGTGCCAGTGTTTTGGCCTATCCTTCTTTTCTATTGGGTGGTGTTGTTTACTGTCACAATGAAGCGTCAGATCCTTCATATGGTGAAGTACAGATATGTTCCATTCACCTTTGGGAAACAG CGTTATAATGGGAAAAGGGCAGCTTCTGCAGATGATCTCACACTTCCCAAGGATTAA